The Streptomyces sp. NL15-2K genome contains a region encoding:
- a CDS encoding helix-turn-helix transcriptional regulator: MGGWQPLPEDLPPEVRHFVEQLRLLKDRTGLSLVALGARTAYSKSSWHRYLNATQPPPRQAVVALCRIAGLAGTDAERFGVRWELAVQAWPRPATAPAKPADGRESPGEQEYEGDPTLPWWDTPPEQSGRGPGGRLLWSAVLLLLLTLLTLLLGLVGAVAFG; this comes from the coding sequence ATGGGCGGCTGGCAGCCGTTGCCGGAGGATCTGCCGCCGGAGGTGCGGCACTTCGTGGAACAGCTGCGGCTCCTGAAGGACCGCACCGGCCTCAGCTTGGTCGCCCTCGGCGCCCGCACGGCGTACAGCAAGTCCTCCTGGCACCGCTACCTCAACGCCACCCAGCCCCCGCCCCGGCAGGCCGTCGTCGCCCTGTGCCGGATCGCCGGCCTCGCCGGCACGGACGCCGAACGCTTCGGCGTGCGCTGGGAACTGGCCGTCCAGGCCTGGCCCCGCCCGGCGACGGCGCCCGCGAAGCCCGCCGACGGCCGGGAGTCCCCCGGGGAACAGGAGTACGAGGGCGATCCCACGCTGCCGTGGTGGGACACGCCACCCGAACAGAGCGGTCGCGGGCCGGGCGGACGGCTGCTGTGGTCCGCCGTACTGCTGCTCCTCCTGACCCTCCTGACCCTCCTGCTCGGCCTCGTCGGCGCCGTTGCGTTTGGGTGA
- a CDS encoding FHA domain-containing protein produces MYSIIVVPPPTPEGEPNRAQMRLAPGERITFGRSVHDNDLIVPHDGVSRRAGAITAQGAFWTLSNLCAHQTYVVENPEGAGEHIKVGPGRLDAPVPFEFSRVVMPAAGDLLALDVWAPRHDYLRTEGGLDGDTTAPAFSVDRTKRYFAVLAALCEPRLRGEPHAPLPTVDQVVERLRPGWPAASRTNVQWNIDYLAVKLRLKPGPETADPGPRLNGKKESLVSLALRFDLVREDDLVVLAAPAVRESR; encoded by the coding sequence TTGTACAGCATCATCGTGGTACCTCCGCCTACCCCGGAGGGCGAGCCGAACCGCGCGCAAATGCGGCTCGCGCCCGGTGAGCGGATCACCTTCGGCCGCTCCGTACACGACAACGACTTGATCGTTCCGCACGACGGAGTGTCCCGCAGAGCCGGCGCGATCACCGCGCAGGGCGCCTTCTGGACCCTGAGCAACCTCTGCGCCCACCAGACGTACGTCGTGGAGAACCCGGAGGGCGCGGGCGAGCACATCAAGGTGGGGCCGGGGCGGCTGGACGCGCCGGTGCCGTTCGAGTTCTCGCGCGTGGTCATGCCCGCCGCCGGCGACCTGCTGGCACTCGACGTGTGGGCGCCGCGCCACGACTACCTGCGCACCGAGGGCGGCCTCGACGGCGACACCACCGCGCCCGCCTTCTCCGTCGACCGCACCAAGCGCTACTTCGCGGTCCTGGCCGCCCTGTGCGAACCCCGCCTGCGTGGCGAGCCGCACGCCCCGCTGCCCACCGTCGACCAGGTCGTCGAGCGCCTGCGTCCCGGCTGGCCGGCCGCCTCGCGCACCAACGTCCAGTGGAACATCGACTACCTGGCCGTGAAGCTGCGTCTCAAGCCCGGCCCGGAGACAGCCGACCCGGGCCCGCGGCTCAACGGCAAGAAGGAGTCCCTGGTGTCCCTGGCGCTCCGCTTCGACCTGGTCCGGGAGGACGACCTCGTCGTCCTGGCGGCGCCGGCCGTACGGGAGTCACGGTGA
- a CDS encoding bifunctional methylenetetrahydrofolate dehydrogenase/methenyltetrahydrofolate cyclohydrolase — protein sequence MTAQILDGKATAAAIKSDLTARVAALKEKGVTPGLGTILVGEDPGSQKYVAGKHRDCAQVGIASIQRELPATATQAQIEAVVRELNEDPACTGYIVQLPLPKGIDENRILELMDPDKDADGLHPMNLGRLVLNEPAPLPCTPNGVLTLLRRYGVEIKGAEVVVVGRGVTIGRPMPLLLTRRSENATVTQCHTGTRDLSAHLKRADIIVAAAGSAHLVRAEDVKPGAAVLDVGVSRSAEGKIVGDVHPDVAEVAGWISPNPGGVGPMTRAQLLVNVVEAAERSVG from the coding sequence ATGACCGCCCAGATTCTCGATGGCAAGGCCACCGCAGCCGCGATCAAGTCCGATCTGACCGCCCGCGTGGCGGCGCTGAAGGAGAAGGGCGTCACGCCCGGCCTCGGCACGATCCTGGTCGGGGAGGACCCCGGCAGCCAGAAGTACGTCGCCGGCAAGCACCGCGACTGCGCCCAGGTCGGCATCGCCTCCATCCAGCGCGAACTGCCGGCAACGGCGACGCAGGCGCAGATCGAGGCGGTCGTACGCGAACTCAACGAGGACCCGGCCTGCACCGGCTACATCGTCCAGCTGCCGCTGCCCAAGGGCATCGACGAGAACCGCATCCTCGAGCTGATGGATCCGGACAAGGACGCCGACGGTCTGCACCCGATGAACCTCGGCCGCCTCGTCCTGAACGAGCCCGCCCCCCTGCCCTGCACCCCGAACGGCGTCCTGACCCTCCTGCGCCGCTACGGCGTCGAGATCAAGGGCGCCGAGGTCGTGGTCGTCGGCCGTGGCGTGACCATCGGCCGCCCGATGCCGCTGCTGCTCACGCGCCGCAGCGAGAACGCCACGGTGACCCAGTGCCACACCGGCACCCGTGACCTGTCGGCGCACCTGAAGCGCGCGGACATCATCGTCGCGGCCGCCGGCTCGGCCCATCTGGTCCGCGCCGAGGACGTCAAGCCGGGCGCGGCCGTCCTTGACGTCGGCGTCTCGCGCAGCGCCGAGGGCAAGATCGTCGGGGATGTCCACCCGGACGTCGCCGAGGTGGCCGGCTGGATCTCCCCGAACCCCGGCGGCGTCGGCCCCATGACCCGGGCCCAGCTGCTCGTCAACGTGGTCGAGGCGGCGGAGCGCAGTGTCGGCTGA
- a CDS encoding protein kinase — MSEPYAVPVPKGYRVGGWEVREPIATGAFGSVYVGRRTDGTEESRTDGPEGSPRTAALKFLPTGTGTPRQLAHLRELVEREVELHRRLRRPRLIRMYETLTVDDPGHPGLDGATVLVLEKAEGSLSALLTASPRPAAGPVLLAQICEGLAQLHRAGWVHGDLKPANVLLMKDGSARLADFNMAAELEGTHAYTPAFSTPDYTPPELLWSEIGERGRRIRPSADVWAFGVLAHLLLTDSFPLPGGTPTARRDAAAAYARGTDELRLSPGLPDAWREIVRDCLARTHADRVSTDVLLRRVEAAAGTARSPRLPRALLPRRRSRRTTVLVTATAAVAVAAIGYGITTWADSGGSDGKDSATGTTKVTPATYGASELRTDKGVPVAYRRLIVDSAHDCVQPEVTPALIAALLKAESNFDPDLSDPTAGDEGEYGIARWSPSILRWYIRADGVAAKETPKPPLTPAESIPAVARYLCFMEPRLEPTGLSGDRRVLLAAAYRTSSRSVNDAGGVPPKYRDYAARVAHYLKEYTPPGKK; from the coding sequence GTGAGCGAGCCCTACGCCGTACCGGTCCCCAAGGGATACCGGGTGGGTGGCTGGGAGGTGCGCGAGCCGATCGCCACGGGGGCGTTCGGCAGCGTGTACGTGGGGCGGCGCACGGACGGCACGGAGGAGTCGCGCACGGACGGCCCGGAGGGGTCGCCGCGCACGGCCGCCCTGAAGTTCCTGCCCACCGGCACGGGCACCCCCCGCCAGCTGGCGCACCTGCGGGAACTCGTCGAGCGGGAGGTGGAGTTGCACCGCCGGCTCAGGCGTCCGCGGCTGATCCGGATGTACGAGACCCTCACCGTCGACGACCCCGGGCACCCCGGCCTCGACGGCGCCACGGTCCTCGTACTGGAAAAGGCCGAAGGCTCCCTGTCCGCCCTGCTCACCGCCTCGCCCCGCCCCGCCGCCGGCCCCGTCCTCCTCGCGCAGATCTGCGAGGGGCTGGCCCAGCTGCACCGCGCGGGCTGGGTGCACGGCGACCTGAAACCGGCCAACGTGCTGCTGATGAAGGACGGTTCGGCCCGGCTCGCCGACTTCAACATGGCGGCGGAGCTGGAGGGCACCCACGCCTACACCCCCGCCTTCTCCACGCCCGACTACACCCCGCCCGAACTGCTCTGGTCGGAGATCGGCGAGCGCGGCCGCCGTATCCGCCCCTCGGCCGACGTGTGGGCCTTCGGTGTCCTGGCGCATCTGCTGCTGACCGACTCCTTTCCGCTGCCCGGCGGCACGCCGACGGCCCGCCGGGACGCGGCCGCCGCCTACGCGCGCGGCACCGACGAGCTGCGCCTGTCGCCCGGACTCCCGGACGCCTGGCGGGAGATCGTGCGGGACTGCCTGGCCCGTACGCACGCCGACCGCGTCTCCACCGACGTCCTGCTCCGCCGGGTCGAGGCCGCGGCGGGCACGGCCCGCTCCCCGCGGCTGCCCCGCGCCCTGCTCCCCCGCCGCCGCTCCCGCCGTACGACGGTGCTGGTCACGGCGACCGCCGCCGTCGCCGTGGCCGCCATCGGCTATGGCATCACCACCTGGGCCGATTCCGGCGGCAGCGACGGCAAGGACTCCGCCACCGGGACGACGAAGGTCACGCCCGCCACCTACGGCGCCTCCGAACTCCGCACGGACAAAGGCGTCCCGGTGGCCTACCGCCGGCTGATCGTGGACTCGGCCCACGACTGCGTCCAGCCGGAGGTCACGCCCGCGCTGATCGCCGCGCTGCTGAAGGCGGAGAGCAACTTCGACCCCGACCTGTCCGACCCCACCGCGGGCGACGAGGGCGAGTACGGCATCGCCCGCTGGAGCCCGAGCATCCTGCGCTGGTACATCCGCGCGGACGGCGTCGCCGCGAAGGAGACACCGAAACCTCCGCTCACCCCCGCCGAGTCCATCCCGGCCGTGGCTCGCTACCTCTGCTTCATGGAACCGCGCCTCGAACCGACCGGGTTGTCCGGCGACCGCCGGGTGCTGCTGGCGGCCGCCTACCGGACATCGTCCCGGAGTGTGAACGACGCGGGCGGGGTTCCCCCGAAGTACCGCGACTACGCCGCCCGCGTCGCTCACTACCTCAAGGAGTACACGCCGCCCGGCAAGAAGTGA
- a CDS encoding serine/threonine-protein kinase — protein MNRSYAVAVPKGYRLGSWEIREPLASGAFATVYAARHTGENDPELPRQAALKFLPTGTRTPRQLRHLRELAEREVELLERLRAPRLIRMYDTLTVDDPDHPELDGATVLVLERAEGSLDAVLEHTPKPEAGPALLAQICEGLHQLHHAGWVHGDLKPANVLLLKDGSVRLADFNLASELQGTHAYAPAFATPDYTPPELLWPEIDERGTRIRPSADIWAFGVIVHLVLTGSFPLPGGSTQARTDAATRYASGAEELRLSPELPETWREIVRDCLAPTHSERAARVPDTRALLRRVEQAAGASRSARLPRLRPRRWRRPVLVAALLAAAALGATTVTYTLRDDAPAAAAPPSCEKPAVYEDEQHGRGYTAGWNSTWDFEIAQGDGGSQVREAQCLLRYLHGITEVGEVDGDFGPLTHGAVVRFQKRAGLDADGIVGPTTWSALRKGGEA, from the coding sequence GTGAACAGGTCGTACGCCGTCGCCGTGCCGAAGGGCTATCGGTTGGGCTCCTGGGAAATCCGCGAGCCTCTGGCCTCCGGCGCGTTCGCCACCGTCTACGCGGCCAGACACACGGGCGAGAACGACCCGGAACTCCCCCGCCAGGCGGCGCTGAAGTTCCTGCCCACCGGCACCCGCACCCCACGCCAGTTGCGTCACCTGCGCGAACTCGCCGAGCGCGAGGTGGAGTTGCTGGAGAGACTGCGCGCACCGCGACTGATCCGGATGTACGACACGCTCACGGTCGACGACCCGGACCACCCCGAACTCGACGGTGCCACCGTCCTCGTACTGGAGCGCGCCGAGGGCTCCCTGGACGCCGTGCTGGAACACACGCCGAAGCCGGAGGCGGGGCCCGCGCTGCTCGCCCAGATCTGCGAGGGCCTGCACCAACTGCATCACGCGGGCTGGGTGCACGGGGACCTGAAGCCCGCCAACGTGCTGTTGCTGAAGGACGGTTCGGTACGGCTCGCCGACTTCAACCTGGCCTCCGAGCTGCAGGGCACCCACGCCTACGCACCCGCGTTCGCCACGCCGGACTACACGCCGCCTGAGCTGCTCTGGCCCGAGATCGACGAGCGGGGCACGCGGATCCGGCCCTCCGCCGACATCTGGGCATTCGGCGTCATCGTGCACCTCGTCCTGACGGGCTCCTTCCCGCTGCCGGGCGGCAGCACGCAGGCCCGCACCGACGCGGCGACGCGCTACGCGAGCGGCGCCGAGGAGCTGCGGCTGTCCCCCGAACTCCCGGAGACCTGGCGGGAGATCGTCCGGGACTGCCTGGCCCCCACGCACAGCGAACGCGCCGCTCGTGTCCCCGACACCAGGGCACTCCTGCGCCGGGTGGAACAGGCCGCGGGCGCCTCCCGGTCGGCCCGGCTGCCGCGGCTGCGGCCCCGGCGGTGGCGGCGCCCGGTGCTGGTCGCGGCGCTCCTCGCGGCCGCCGCCCTGGGCGCGACGACGGTGACATACACCCTGCGCGACGACGCCCCGGCCGCCGCGGCACCGCCCAGTTGCGAGAAGCCCGCGGTGTACGAGGACGAGCAGCACGGCCGCGGCTACACCGCGGGCTGGAACAGCACATGGGACTTCGAAATCGCCCAGGGCGACGGCGGCAGCCAGGTCCGTGAGGCCCAGTGCCTGCTCCGGTACCTGCACGGCATCACCGAAGTCGGCGAG
- a CDS encoding RDD family protein, with protein sequence MSFGSPNNPYEQPQQPPQQPQQPGYGYPQQGQQPPGYGYPQAPQAPQGVPQQQGYGYPQAPQYPGYPGGADYAGGPGPRVSSMGRRLGARLIDTVILSVIYMIFAFAGIAGSIGAAQDCDPNSADYNSCINDASGSIVASMGAVFGALAIAGLLYEWLMTGLVGATLGKMAVGIRVVKADTGQKPGLGAAFIRWIIPVVGSFACGIGQLIVYLSPFWDKSGRQQGWHDKASSTMVVQKN encoded by the coding sequence ATGAGTTTCGGCTCGCCCAACAACCCCTACGAACAGCCGCAGCAGCCGCCGCAACAGCCACAGCAGCCCGGTTACGGCTACCCCCAGCAGGGCCAGCAGCCTCCCGGCTACGGCTACCCGCAGGCGCCCCAGGCCCCGCAGGGCGTCCCGCAGCAGCAGGGCTACGGCTACCCGCAGGCGCCCCAGTACCCGGGCTACCCGGGCGGGGCCGACTACGCGGGCGGCCCTGGTCCCCGCGTCTCCTCGATGGGCCGCCGCCTCGGCGCCCGCCTGATCGACACGGTGATCCTCTCCGTCATCTACATGATCTTCGCCTTCGCGGGCATCGCCGGTTCCATCGGCGCGGCCCAGGACTGCGACCCGAACTCCGCCGACTACAACTCCTGCATCAACGACGCCAGCGGCAGCATCGTGGCCTCGATGGGCGCGGTGTTCGGCGCCCTGGCGATCGCCGGTCTGCTCTACGAGTGGCTGATGACCGGCCTGGTGGGCGCGACCCTCGGCAAGATGGCCGTCGGCATCCGCGTGGTGAAGGCCGACACGGGCCAGAAGCCGGGCCTGGGCGCCGCGTTCATCCGCTGGATCATCCCGGTCGTCGGCAGCTTCGCCTGCGGTATCGGCCAGCTGATCGTCTACCTGTCCCCGTTCTGGGACAAGTCGGGCCGTCAGCAGGGCTGGCACGACAAGGCCTCCAGCACGATGGTCGTCCAGAAGAACTGA
- a CDS encoding FHA domain-containing protein, with product MYSVIVVPPTRGSADGQVRIASGERLTFGRAGTDGGLTIDHQGVPRVAGEITAHRNFWLLSNLSEDQTYVVDNPEGAGEHVKVAPGRLDAPVPFEFSRVVLPAAGDLLAFDVWAPRHAFRSVERHGLSGALTAPAFALDRTKRYFAVLAALCEPRLRGEPHAPLPAVEQLVDRLRSVWPAVSRSAVYWNIDYLAVKLRLRPAPDTAEPGLRVNGKKESLVSLALRFDLIREDDLAVLNPAPSEVVR from the coding sequence ATGTACAGCGTCATCGTCGTACCACCGACGCGCGGCAGCGCGGACGGGCAGGTGAGGATCGCCTCGGGCGAACGGCTGACGTTCGGCAGGGCCGGGACGGACGGCGGGCTCACCATCGACCACCAAGGGGTGCCCCGGGTCGCCGGCGAGATCACGGCACACCGGAACTTCTGGCTGCTGAGCAATCTCAGCGAGGACCAGACCTACGTCGTGGACAACCCGGAGGGGGCGGGCGAGCACGTCAAGGTCGCGCCGGGCCGGCTGGACGCGCCCGTGCCGTTCGAGTTCTCCCGGGTGGTGCTGCCCGCCGCCGGCGACCTGCTCGCCTTCGACGTCTGGGCGCCGCGCCACGCCTTTCGCAGTGTCGAGCGCCACGGGCTCTCCGGGGCCCTGACCGCACCGGCGTTCGCCCTCGATCGCACCAAGCGCTACTTCGCGGTTCTGGCCGCGCTGTGCGAACCCCGCCTGCGTGGCGAGCCGCACGCTCCGCTGCCCGCCGTCGAGCAACTGGTGGACCGGCTGCGGTCCGTGTGGCCCGCGGTCAGCCGCTCCGCCGTCTACTGGAACATCGACTACCTCGCCGTCAAGCTGCGGCTGCGGCCCGCCCCGGACACCGCGGAGCCCGGTCTGCGTGTCAACGGCAAGAAGGAGTCGCTGGTGTCCCTGGCGCTCCGCTTCGACCTCATCCGCGAGGACGACCTCGCGGTGCTCAACCCCGCCCCGAGCGAGGTAGTGCGGTGA
- a CDS encoding DUF3017 domain-containing protein produces the protein MSAESDFDSTEELEVRDPVSAPDVEGAPRRVTRRFPLFTRDTARPEGGGRAAPREAPAPARQWPVLAVLSMVGLGLLLTAFDLFRYGTLLIGVALLTGGVLRWVLPDVGMLAVRSRFTDLVTYGVLGLAIALLAMMVQPEPWLVIPFLKDTLHFTVSG, from the coding sequence GTGTCGGCTGAGAGCGACTTCGACAGCACAGAGGAGCTCGAGGTACGGGACCCCGTCAGCGCGCCCGACGTCGAGGGCGCGCCACGGCGTGTCACGCGCCGCTTCCCGCTGTTCACCAGGGACACCGCCCGCCCCGAGGGCGGCGGCCGGGCCGCCCCCCGCGAAGCCCCGGCGCCAGCCCGGCAGTGGCCGGTCCTCGCCGTGCTGTCCATGGTCGGCCTCGGCCTGCTGCTGACGGCCTTCGACCTGTTCCGGTACGGCACGCTGCTGATCGGTGTCGCGCTGCTGACCGGCGGTGTCCTGCGCTGGGTCCTGCCGGACGTCGGCATGCTCGCCGTGCGCTCCCGCTTCACCGACCTGGTCACGTACGGCGTACTCGGCCTCGCGATCGCGCTGCTGGCGATGATGGTGCAGCCGGAACCGTGGCTGGTGATCCCGTTCCTGAAGGACACGCTGCACTTCACCGTGAGCGGTTAG